The sequence below is a genomic window from Desulfobulbus oligotrophicus.
GGACTGTTTCTGGTTTTAATTTAACGATGACTCCGTGGTGACGTCTTGTTCAGGCGTTACCCGGTCTTCTCAGAGCAGAACATGTTTCTGCTTCATTGTGCCATACACCATGGAAGAGAAGTTGCGAATGGCATCGCCGCTGTTTCGCATCCACTGTTTGTAATTCCCGGGTCGGGATGAACGTTCAACAATACCGACCACCGCATACGGTACCTTGCGGCCATTGGGACCGCGGGTTACCAGAATCCCCATGTCGCCGCACAGAAGAGCCGTAGTGCCGGTTTTGTTATACACTGCCGTACTGTCGGGTATATTGGTGCCACGCACCAGCCGGTTAGGCTTCGGCAGTGACATCACTCGCAATATTTCTTGAGATTTTGGCAGCTTGTGCTGCCACAGCGCCCGTAAAAACTGTATGTAATCAGAAGGGAGTGCACTGTTCTTATAGGTTCTGCCATCGGCGGGGATATACTCTTGAATGCGTACCTGCCGAAACAGATGTCCGTACTCTTTTGCCAGTAACGCCTGACAGCGTGCAGGGCCGCCAAGCCGGCGAATAAACCAGTTGGTTGCCGGGTTGTCGCTCTGCTGGATCATAGCCTCCATCATCCGTCGATGTTGTGCGGTATAGGGCTGCAGTCCCTTTGCGTGCTGATGAAAAAAAGCAAGTGCCACAAAGGGTTTGATCATGCTGGCCGCCTGAAACGACCGCGACGCATTGTAGTTGACCAGATAGGTGTTACTGCTCAGGTCATAAGCGACCCAGGCGGTTCTGTCTGTCGGACGTAACCGGCCTTTTTGGGTTTGTTCCTGGATAAACTGGCCCATCTTGCCGCTGGCCACAGCCCCTTTTTTGTGTGGTGCCGGGCTTTTTATTGCCGCTTTACCAGCCAGGACCGGGGCGGTGGTCGGGGTGGTGGTCTGCTGTTTGGGTTGTTTTTCCGGTTGGTTGAGCTCAGCACTCCGGATCAGAGCCTGCTGAACAACCGGTCGTGGTACCGCAGCAACCAGTGCGGGAACGAGTTTATCCTTTTTTAACAGTTGCGCGTGCCGGCTGGAGAGGCGGGTGACGGCCTCCTTGCTCTGCCAGCAGCGATATACAAGCGCGTAGTTCTGCTGGTCAATTTTTTCAATGACCAATCGTTTGCTTGTTGGGGGTACCAGGGTTGTTTGCACGACTTTCCAGTCGTTTTGAAGGTCTTCCGGTCGCGTACTGCGTTTATAGCAGATATGATAGAGATTGAAAAAGCCGGAGGTCTTTACCGGCTGAGCCGGTTTTAAGCCGGCGCGCTGGAGCGCAGCTGCCTGTTGACCGGCAATCTTGTTCGCCTGGGCAAGGGAGGTGTTGATATTCAGGATAACGCCGAACTCCTGACCGCGCCCCACGATCTCCAGGCGGGTGCCGGGTTGTAAGGCAAGCAGAGGGGTTATCCGTATCCGGTGGTCTAATGCCCGTTGCAGTTGACCACTCCACATGTATCCCAGAGCATAGCGTTCGGCTGGTGCCGCCCAGGTCACAGCTGCTTGAAGAACAGTAAAAAAGAGGCACAGGATAAAAATGATCGGGCGTTGCATCACACGTACAGGAAGCTGGCAGAATAATTTCCGAAAACAGGACGGGGTTGATAAGTTGCAGGTTTCTTTATGGTGGCCGTTTCAAGGCGAACCCATTGCAACATGCCGTGTTCAGTGTTTTGGTGCAAGGTGAAATTGGTCGAACTCTGGATTCACCGGCAAAAATATGCTACAAGAGGGCCGCTGACTGTCACCGCGGCCTGCAGAACCATGTATCTGTGAACACCATGTCGGAGCACCCATGAAAACTATTTGGAAATTTGAACTCACTCCCAACCGTATTCAGTCCATTCCCCTGCCGTCCGGGGCGCAGATACTCACCGTGCATGCTAAAGACGACAATGCTCCCCTGATGTGGGTTCTGGTCGATCCGGATATGCCGCCCCAGGAACGTTATCTCGGTGTCTATACCACCAACACCGCTGTGCCCGATGATCCGGGCCGGTACATCGGATCCTTTTTCATCTACGAGGGGACTCTCGAATTTCATCTCTTTGAGATGGATGAACCAGCTGAAGAGACGACAGAATGAACGGGAGGGCCCGGTCTTCAGGAAAAGACCAGGGTCCGATTCTGGTAGACCAGGATCTGGCGTTGCAGATGATGCCAAATGGATCGGGATAAGATAACCTTCTCCAGGTCCCGTCCTTTGCGAATAAGATCTTCCACCGAGTCGGCATGGCTGACCCGGATGATATCCTGGGCGATGATCGGCCCGGCATCGAGCTCCCTGGTAACATAGTGGCTGGTGGCGCCGATAACCTTGACCCCTCGCTCAAAGGCGGAGTGATACGGCTTGGCCCCGGGAAATGCAGGCAGGAAGGAGTGGTGAATGTTGATAATCCGGTTTCTGTAATGACTGATAAACTCCTCGGAAAGGATCTGCATATACCGGGCAAGGACAATGAACTCAATGCGATGTTTCGCCAGAAGTGCCAGCTGCTCCTGTTCCTGCTCACGTTTATTTTCACCGTTGATGATAAAGAGGTGAAAATCGATGTCAAATTGTCGGGCCACTGTTTCAAGATCAGGATGATTGCTGATAATCAGTGGAATCTCGACCTCAATTTCCTGTGATTTCCAGCGGGCAAGTATATCGTAGAGGCAGTGCGGCTGTTTGGAGACAAACAGGGCCATGCGGGGCACTTCGTGTGAGAAGTGGAGTTGCCACTGCATCTGGAATCTCTTAGCGATCAGGGTGTCAAAGTATTCGCCGATCTTTTCGTTGGGAATGATGAAGTTATCGAGTTCCCATTCAATGCGCATAAAAAAGACCTCGCGTTCCAGGTCGACATGCTGGTCGAGATTGGTAATGTTGCCGTTGTTCTGGTAGATGAACTCGCTGACCGTCGCAATAATACCTTTACTGTCAGGGCAGTGAATCAGCAAAATAGCAGAGGCCGGTAGATGGGAGGAGTGGATTGCGCTCATGGGTATCGTGGTGTACGGGTCGATGATGAACAGATGCGTGTGATTTCGCTCATTGTACTCTGTATTTGTGACAGTTGCATAAAAGAAAACAACTTATCGTTTTCCTCGAAAATGCGCAAGTTACTGGTGGTGCCTTTTGTTGGTCGGAGGTGTTTTGTCTGCCTGTGTGAACACCGTGTCTCCGGCTTCACCACAGCAAGGCCGTAACGTTACAGGGCGGAGGATGCTCTTATCCGTCCCGGTGGAGTTGCCAGCCGCCACCAAGGGCTTTGTAGAGGACGACCAGACTGATCAACTGCCGTCCCTTTGACTCGATAAGAGCACTCTGCGCAGTATACAGGGCCTGTTGCGCTGTCAGCACATCAAGAAAGGTGGTGAGACCTCGACGATAGCGATCAAGAGCCAGCGACACGGCCTCTTCGTTGATCTCGACCGATTTGTCAAGAACATGGTGACGGGTGCGTTCAGCATAGTGGGCGGTTAAGGCATTTTCAACATCTTCCAGAGCACTGTTGTAAAGAGCCCTGTACTTGGCAAGTAACTCATTGTATTTTGCCTGTTGCATATCAATGGCCGCTCTTCTCTTGCCGCCATCAACAAGCGGCAGAGTTACTCCGGGTACTATTGACCAGTAGCGGCTTGCCCGTTCAACAAAACTGGATGAACTGTCAGCCTGTAAACCAAGACCAAGGGTCAGGTCGAATCTGGGGTACAGGTCAGCCGTGGCGACGCCTATATCGGCTGAAGCTGCTGCCAGCAGGCGTTCAGTGGCGCGCAGATCCGGACGACGGGACAGAAGGTCTGCCGGAAGACCGGGAGCGAGCAGTCCGGTTGTCGCCGGTAGGGGACAGTCGGCTGCAAGCTCGTTTACAAGAGCTCCCGGCGGTTCTGCCAGAAGGACGGCGAGGCGATACATGGAGGCCTTTATTGCCGATTCAAATGAGGGAATGAGCGCTTCGGTGGCCTTCTGTTGCCCCTCTGCCTGGGTGACATCAAGGTAACTGGTCAGGCCGAGCTGATAGCGTTCTGTGGTCAGGCCGACCACATGTTGCTGGGCGGCCAGATTGTGACGGGCAACCTGCAGCTGTGCCTGGTTGATGCGTAAGTCTATGTAGTTACCGGCAACATCGCCGAGCAATGTGAGGATTGCACCGTGCAGCCCCTCGGTGTTGGCCTCAAGTTGTGCGTCGGCTGACTGGATGCTTCGGCGGACCCCACCAAACACATCGATTTCCCAGCCAACGTCGAAACCGGCCTGATAGAGGGTGCTCGTATATCCCGAGCCTGCTGCGGATGCGTTGCTGCTCTGCCTGCTCCGGTTCACGGCAGCAGCAGTGTTGACCTGGGGTACCCCTGCAGCACCGGCCAGGATCACAGCTGCCCGAGCCTGAGCTATGCGCTCCCGGGCCTGTTCGAGTTCCAGGTTGGTGCGCACTGCCCGGTGGATTAAATCAGAGAGAAGGGGGGCTTCAAACCCCTCCCACCAGGCGGTATGTACCAATGCGGAAGCTGTCTGTCCGGAAGCAGCGGCGCTTGTCCAGGCATCGGGTGTTTGCAGAGACGGAGGCCGGTAATCCGGGCCAACAGCTGCACAGCCGTAAAGAAGCAGCAGGAGTACAAAGAGAACAGACCTGTTCACAACCTGCTCTCCACGGCCACCGATGTGGTCGAAATATCAGGTGCTTCAATGAACACGTCCATCTGTTGACCGACATAGGCTGGTAAAGCCTGACGCGGAAAACTGTACAGCACCTGCAGAACCCGGGTGTCAACCCGCTCGGTGCTGCTGCCGGTGAGGGATTTTTTGGCGACAATAAATGGTTCAACACGGACAAAGTGCAGGTCAGCCTTCAGGTCACGGTTACCGCGCATGGAGGCAACGGCTTTGGTCTCCGGCTTAAACCGCCAGGCGTCATTTTCATCGATATCAACCCGGACATACAGAAGGTCAAGGTTGCCAAGCAGGATCAGCGGCGTTGCGAGCACCCCGGTTGATGCGTACTCACCTGCACGGATATTCACCTGCATCACCTCACAGGCCATGGGCGCACGCACTGTCAGCTGTTCAATCATCAGGTGCGTTGCCTTGAGTTCCGCATCGGCAACTTCCTTTGCCGCCCCGGCACTCTCTACTTTTGCCTGCGCCAGCAGTTCGGCGTTGCGGCGTTTTTGAATGTCATCAACACTGACAGCCTTGCTGTTCGTGGCTGTCTTGACTAAGGCATATTGAGAACGGGCATCCTCCAAAAGGGCCTTAGCCTCATTGATGGAGGCTTGAGCATGAATCCGGTTTGCCTCTTTAACGAGTTGTTGAGCCTGCAGATCGCGATCATCTATCAGGAAAAGAGGATCACCCTGCTTGAGCCTGTCGCCGACCTTGACGTAAACAACTTTCACAAGACCGGGCAGGGACGTGCCGATGCTGATGTTGTTGCTGCTGGCTTCAACGATACCGGCCCCTCCGATATAGGAGGTAAACGGTGCTTTGGCCGGTAAGCCGACGGGCTGGGCCGGTGGTCTTTTCTTCTGGGTCTGTAAGGCGACAAGAAGGGCTAAAACAATGCCCAGCGCTGCGAGGATGGGGAGGATCTTATTTTTGAGGGTCATCTGCTGTTGCTTCCACACCGGGGTTGGATGAGCTGACATGGGTTATTCTGCCATCGTCCATGTTGGCAATGCGATCGGCAAAGGGAAAAATACGCGCATCGTGGGTAACAATGATCAGGCATCGATTTTGGCCTACAGCCAGCTGTTTCAGGGTTTCCATGACTTTGAGTCCGGTTGCATGGTCAAGAGCGCTGGTCGGTTCATCACAGACCACGAGTCTGGGGCTGTGCACCAGAGCACGGGCAATGGCAACCCGCTGCTGTTGACCGCCGGACAGCTGTGAGGGGAGTGAATGTTCCCGACCTGCCAGCCCGACTTCAGTGAGCAGCTGACCGGCCTTTTTTATTGCTGTGCTCATCGTCGTACCGTTAACCAACAGGGGGATGGCGACATTTTCCGCTGCGGTGAGTGTTGGAATCAGATTGAAAGATTGGAAGACAAAGCCGATGTTCAGTCCTCGATAACGTACCCGCTTCTTTGGAGGAAAACGGATGATATCTTCGCCGAACAGAAGGCATTGGCCGTCATCCTGGTCAAGTATGCCCGCGATGATGGAAATCAGGGTTGTTTTGCCGCAGCCGGACGGGCCCACCAGCATGAGCAACTCTCCTGCCTGAACCGTGAGGTCTACTCCACGCAGGGCATGGACTTTGGTATCTCCTGTTCCATAGGCCTTGGTGATACCGTTGCAGCGAACGGCAAGGGGAGGCGCGTTCATTGTCATTTGAAGACCACCGCCGGCTCAAGTTGCATCACCTTGCGCACGCTGATCAATGCCGCCAGCAGCACGATGACAGCGACCGCAATGGCGCTGCCAAGCAGTAATTGCCAGTTGAGCGTCATGGTCAGACCGGTGCCTCCGCGGGTTATGGCGGCGACGAGACTGGTGATGCCTGCTCCGAAACCAAAACCGATAAAACCCACCAGCAAGGCCTGGACAAAGATCATCCCCTGCAACATCCGATCAGAGGCTCCCATTGCCTTGAACACCGCGAAGTAGCGAAGATTGTCGAGGGTGAAGTTGTAGAAAATCTGACCTGTGACCGCAGCGCCGACAATAAAGCCGATCACGACCACAAAGCCGAAGTTGGTGAGAATCGAGGTGTTTTTGCGAACATAGTTGAGCGTCATTCTTTTGAATTCGCGGGCGGTCCGGGCAGCCATTCCTGTGTCCCGGCTGATACGTTCAGCAACAGCAGGCACGGTTTCGTCTGGTTTTATTTTGACAAGGATATAGGAGAGCATTTTGCGTTCGGAAAACGCATAGGTCTTGGCCCGGGTATAGGTCGTGTAGATAATCGGTTGCGACCCGAACGTGGCGGTCGCCCTGGCGATACCCACCACCACCGCACGTTTATCATTGATCTCAAGCATATCACCGACCTTAAGCGGTATCGGCCTGCCATCGGGCGTGGCCGGAGGTTTGGCTAATCTGCCCCTGGCACCGGCCTCATCTATGATCACACTGTCCGGCAGACGAAGATCGGCCAGACGTCCTTCAAGAATGACGGCAGGTCCGCCGATCAGCGTGGCATCGTCCAATCCCAGCATGTTGGAGGTAACCAGCTGGCCGTTGCTCATGCGCACCCGCGTATTTCCTTTGTACAGGGGCACAGCCCATTCAACGCCTTTTACACCGCGTACCCGGTACAGTTGCGTATCAAGCATTGGCTGTGAATCATCAATAAATCTGACCATGGGGTCCATAACCCAGATGTCGGGAAGCGCCACATCCGTGATAAAACTGTAGGTCCTGGCAAAGATTGAGATCAGAATACCGGGCTGTTGGATCATCAGTATCGAGGCGAGCGCGATACCGGTGATAATGCCGATATATTTCCCCCGGTCGCCGAGGAGCATTTTGAGAGCAATGCTGAGCATGGTTGTTTGTATAAAAGGCTTATGGTGTACTGCAATCGGATGCAGCGATCTGCAACGCACAGCGAAGTTGATAAAAGCATCGCCCGGGAGAGTTCTTGCGCGGAGCATCGTCGATATTAAGTGGATGCAATGGTAGCAGATGTGCGGGAAAATCGCAGCACTCTTCAGCAGGGTTGATGGAGTACCTTGTTTTTTTGCGGCAGAACTTTACGTATAGCCGGCTCTTTTATTCGTGATGGGCTGATACACGAGAAAAAATAAACCGGGATGCTGTCAGCTCCGGTATGATCCCGGCTGCCGGGAACGGCAGCTCATCTCCATGGAGCGGAAAGAGACGCTGTCAGGTGGATATGGTTGTTTGTTCCGGATGTCGGCGATGATTGCAGGTGTCAACAGGGGGATAGAACCACCGGCTGATCCGTCCATCGGCATCTTTACCGACGCGTATAAAGTATATTTTCAGATCGCAGATGTCACGTCTTAAGGATGCGGGAGAGCAGCACCGTCAACTCTCCCGCAGGATGGCTCATATGTGCAATTTCGTTGAATATTTTGATGCTGGACCATGGCAGACAGCTTTTGATCGATCCCATGCCATTGATCGGACAAAGTGTCACCAGCTCCAGACCTTGCCGAGCTTGATTTCGATGCGGACGTCATCGGACGCGGTCGGGATGTCGTAATCTCGAATCACGGGGAAAAAGGCCCCGAGTCCCAGCCACATGTTCCACTGCGGCATACAGAAGTTCATGGTCGGACCGACATACATCTCCGTGTATCCGTTACGCATATCAACACCGTTTCGTTCCCACTCCCTGCTTTTTTCCAGGGTGAACTCAAGGCCGACATCAAAGTTTTGTGTAAAGACATAGTGGTAGCTGCCGGTCATGGTGATGGTCGTATCCTTGCGCACGCCCTGGTTGCCGGTTTCCGTGGGCTGAACAAAACCAAGGTCCCAGTCAATACGGTGCGTAGGGTGCCATACCTTGGTGATGCCAACCTTGGCATTGTAGGACCAGACGTCGCCTCCCGGAGGATGCTCAGATCCGTCTTGGCCAGTGGGCATATTCACCCCCAGAGCAAGCCCGAGGCTGAACGGGTCGCCCAGTCGTTGTGACAGCGGTGTATAGGTGCCGGCCAGGGCAAAGTCGGTCACTCCTTCAATCCGATCGGCCTTGGCTCCGCCGTACGCATCCCGGTGTGTGCTGACATACCCCGGTACAAAGGCCAATTCAAACCTATCCGTCACGCCGTAGCGCAACTTGAGCAGATACAGCTGCTGTTCCAGGAGTCGAGCGCCCAGGCCCGCATCATCAACGACTTTGTCCTTGTCACGGTAGGAAAAGTTGAGGGCGGTGAGCAGCATGCCCTTGGGCACAATTGCTCCACCACTGATGGCCGAGTTAACCGGTGTACCGCTCGGCCCCCCCATCTTCTCTGTTGTTGGTTGTGCTGCCTGAGCTTTTTTTTCCGCGGCGCAGACGGGCGTAATCATCAGACAGGCAGTCAACACCCCGCTGATGAGCGGTGTATACATCCTTTTGTACATCATGTATCCCTCCCTTGAAGTGCTGAGAAATCGATTTAATCCGGTGGGCAGCATGCCACCCGTCCACTGTATAAACCAGAGAGCACGTCTTCTGGGAACTCGGATATTTACGAGGTTTGCCAGGTAATTGTACCAGGCGGAGGGAGATGATCGTTAAAAGAGCTTGTATACCGCTGTACTTACCAGGGCAGCGGATCATTGAGATGAAAAAATCCGCCGGTGGGTCCGTCCGCCGGCAGCATGGCCAGCTGTACCGCTGTTCGGGCTCCCTCAACCACACTGATGAGGCCGTTCGGGTTGAGGTCTGTGATCACATCTCCCGGATGAGCGGCATTCACCTTGATGGCTGTGTCTTTGAGCGCGTGAGCCAGGTGCACGGTAAAGGCGTTGACAGCGGTCTTGCTGGCATTATAGGCCAGCGGCTTGAGATTCTCGAGGCCGGAATCCGGGGTGGAGTGCAGGGTCAGGGAGGCGAGGATACTGGACTGATTGACAATACGTCCTGCCGGAGCTGTTCGCAGAAGCGGTAGAAGCTGCTGGGTCAGGGCGATCAGGTTGAAGAAGTTAACTGCAAAGGTTTCCTGTATCAGGGTAACCGGTACATCCGCTGCTGTATAGGCCCAATCATTGGCAATACCGGCGTTGTTGACCAGGATGTCAAGCTGGCCATGGGTTGTGGCGATCCAGTCGTGCAGTCGGCTGAACGAGGTCACATCGTTCATGTCAACATGAACAGCATGAACGTCAAGTTTTTTGCTCTGCAGTTGCCGGGCAGCTGTACAACCATGCTCGATGTCGCGGGCACCCAGCAACACAGTGCAGCCGAGCCCGGCAAGCTGGCGGCAGATCTCAAAGCCGATGCCCCTGTTGGCACCGGTCACCAGGACGATTTTTTGTGAACCCATAGTGTACTCCTTGATTGATTGGGCCGGACCAGAACAAGAAAACAACAGGAGTTGCGGCTGTTACTTGATGGCGTGTTCCACAGCAAAGCGCATCAGTTCCGCTGAATTTTTCAGTCCTAAAGATTCCATCATACTGTACTTGTGAAATTCGACTGTCCGGGCAGATATACCAAGCACAGCCGCAGCCTCTTTGACGGAAAGACCTTCGGCGATCAGTTGCAACACCTCGCGCTGTCGCGCCGTTAATCGGGCAAGACCGTCAGGTTGTTCACCCTGAGGACGATTCCGCTGATAGTTGAGCAGTTCTCCGGCCAGCATGGGCGTGATGTAGGTCCGTCCTTTCAGAGCGTTGTCGATGGCGGTTAACAGTTCGGAAGAGGCGGAGTGTTTGAGCACGTAGCCGGAGGCACCGGCCTCAAAGGCGCTGGCCGCATAGGCAACGTCAAGGTGCATGGTGAGAAAAACGACTGCGAGTTCCGGATTTTTTTTCTTGAGCTGTCGGACGGCTTCAATGCCGTTTAAAAGCGGCATTGATATGTCTGCCACCACCACATCCGGAACCAGCCTGTCTGCAGCCTCAAGCAGGGCGCGTCCATCTTCGACAATGCCCACCAGCTGGTAAGCGGGCTCCAGGAGACCTCGGAGACCTTCAGCCACCAGGCGATGATCGTCAGCCAGGAGCAGGCGCGGTTTTTTCATGATCCCTCCTCGGCAGCGGGATCGAGAGATGAATAGTTGTTCCCTGACCCGGTGCGGATTGAATGGTGAACTCTCCCTGGGCATGCTGCACCCGTTCACGCATGCTTGCCAGGCCGATTCCCGGGGTATGGCGGGCACAGCCGGGATCAAACCCGGTGCCGTCATCCTCGATGGTGGCCAGCAGGTGATTGGCTGTACACCGTACAAAAACATCGGCTCGATGGGCGCGAGCATGTTTGGCAATGTTGCGTAAACCTTCCTGGACGACCCGATAGGCACACAGTGCCGTATCCAGGGGGATATCGTCGGGCAGGGTATCAATATGACTGGTTACAGAAATTGCTTCTCGATCGGAAAAGTTAAGACAGAGTGATCGTATGGCCCGTTCCAGGCCGAGATCCTTCAGAATCGCCGGATGCAGCTCCCTTGAGAGGGCATGAATATCATCGGAGAGGTTGATCAGTTGCCCCTTGAGATGACTGATCTGGTTTTTCAATGGGGCATCCAGGCCGGCGGATTGCAGCTCCAGGGTCCCTGTTTCGATGGCCATGGCTGCC
It includes:
- a CDS encoding serine hydrolase, which encodes MQRPIIFILCLFFTVLQAAVTWAAPAERYALGYMWSGQLQRALDHRIRITPLLALQPGTRLEIVGRGQEFGVILNINTSLAQANKIAGQQAAALQRAGLKPAQPVKTSGFFNLYHICYKRSTRPEDLQNDWKVVQTTLVPPTSKRLVIEKIDQQNYALVYRCWQSKEAVTRLSSRHAQLLKKDKLVPALVAAVPRPVVQQALIRSAELNQPEKQPKQQTTTPTTAPVLAGKAAIKSPAPHKKGAVASGKMGQFIQEQTQKGRLRPTDRTAWVAYDLSSNTYLVNYNASRSFQAASMIKPFVALAFFHQHAKGLQPYTAQHRRMMEAMIQQSDNPATNWFIRRLGGPARCQALLAKEYGHLFRQVRIQEYIPADGRTYKNSALPSDYIQFLRALWQHKLPKSQEILRVMSLPKPNRLVRGTNIPDSTAVYNKTGTTALLCGDMGILVTRGPNGRKVPYAVVGIVERSSRPGNYKQWMRNSGDAIRNFSSMVYGTMKQKHVLL
- a CDS encoding DUF7352 domain-containing protein; the protein is MKTIWKFELTPNRIQSIPLPSGAQILTVHAKDDNAPLMWVLVDPDMPPQERYLGVYTTNTAVPDDPGRYIGSFFIYEGTLEFHLFEMDEPAEETTE
- the purU gene encoding formyltetrahydrofolate deformylase, producing the protein MSAIHSSHLPASAILLIHCPDSKGIIATVSEFIYQNNGNITNLDQHVDLEREVFFMRIEWELDNFIIPNEKIGEYFDTLIAKRFQMQWQLHFSHEVPRMALFVSKQPHCLYDILARWKSQEIEVEIPLIISNHPDLETVARQFDIDFHLFIINGENKREQEQEQLALLAKHRIEFIVLARYMQILSEEFISHYRNRIINIHHSFLPAFPGAKPYHSAFERGVKVIGATSHYVTRELDAGPIIAQDIIRVSHADSVEDLIRKGRDLEKVILSRSIWHHLQRQILVYQNRTLVFS
- a CDS encoding efflux transporter outer membrane subunit, producing MNRSVLFVLLLLLYGCAAVGPDYRPPSLQTPDAWTSAAASGQTASALVHTAWWEGFEAPLLSDLIHRAVRTNLELEQARERIAQARAAVILAGAAGVPQVNTAAAVNRSRQSSNASAAGSGYTSTLYQAGFDVGWEIDVFGGVRRSIQSADAQLEANTEGLHGAILTLLGDVAGNYIDLRINQAQLQVARHNLAAQQHVVGLTTERYQLGLTSYLDVTQAEGQQKATEALIPSFESAIKASMYRLAVLLAEPPGALVNELAADCPLPATTGLLAPGLPADLLSRRPDLRATERLLAAASADIGVATADLYPRFDLTLGLGLQADSSSSFVERASRYWSIVPGVTLPLVDGGKRRAAIDMQQAKYNELLAKYRALYNSALEDVENALTAHYAERTRHHVLDKSVEINEEAVSLALDRYRRGLTTFLDVLTAQQALYTAQSALIESKGRQLISLVVLYKALGGGWQLHRDG
- a CDS encoding efflux RND transporter periplasmic adaptor subunit encodes the protein MSAHPTPVWKQQQMTLKNKILPILAALGIVLALLVALQTQKKRPPAQPVGLPAKAPFTSYIGGAGIVEASSNNISIGTSLPGLVKVVYVKVGDRLKQGDPLFLIDDRDLQAQQLVKEANRIHAQASINEAKALLEDARSQYALVKTATNSKAVSVDDIQKRRNAELLAQAKVESAGAAKEVADAELKATHLMIEQLTVRAPMACEVMQVNIRAGEYASTGVLATPLILLGNLDLLYVRVDIDENDAWRFKPETKAVASMRGNRDLKADLHFVRVEPFIVAKKSLTGSSTERVDTRVLQVLYSFPRQALPAYVGQQMDVFIEAPDISTTSVAVESRL
- a CDS encoding ABC transporter ATP-binding protein, with product MNAPPLAVRCNGITKAYGTGDTKVHALRGVDLTVQAGELLMLVGPSGCGKTTLISIIAGILDQDDGQCLLFGEDIIRFPPKKRVRYRGLNIGFVFQSFNLIPTLTAAENVAIPLLVNGTTMSTAIKKAGQLLTEVGLAGREHSLPSQLSGGQQQRVAIARALVHSPRLVVCDEPTSALDHATGLKVMETLKQLAVGQNRCLIIVTHDARIFPFADRIANMDDGRITHVSSSNPGVEATADDPQK
- a CDS encoding ABC transporter permease — translated: MLSIALKMLLGDRGKYIGIITGIALASILMIQQPGILISIFARTYSFITDVALPDIWVMDPMVRFIDDSQPMLDTQLYRVRGVKGVEWAVPLYKGNTRVRMSNGQLVTSNMLGLDDATLIGGPAVILEGRLADLRLPDSVIIDEAGARGRLAKPPATPDGRPIPLKVGDMLEINDKRAVVVGIARATATFGSQPIIYTTYTRAKTYAFSERKMLSYILVKIKPDETVPAVAERISRDTGMAARTAREFKRMTLNYVRKNTSILTNFGFVVVIGFIVGAAVTGQIFYNFTLDNLRYFAVFKAMGASDRMLQGMIFVQALLVGFIGFGFGAGITSLVAAITRGGTGLTMTLNWQLLLGSAIAVAVIVLLAALISVRKVMQLEPAVVFK
- a CDS encoding transporter: MMYKRMYTPLISGVLTACLMITPVCAAEKKAQAAQPTTEKMGGPSGTPVNSAISGGAIVPKGMLLTALNFSYRDKDKVVDDAGLGARLLEQQLYLLKLRYGVTDRFELAFVPGYVSTHRDAYGGAKADRIEGVTDFALAGTYTPLSQRLGDPFSLGLALGVNMPTGQDGSEHPPGGDVWSYNAKVGITKVWHPTHRIDWDLGFVQPTETGNQGVRKDTTITMTGSYHYVFTQNFDVGLEFTLEKSREWERNGVDMRNGYTEMYVGPTMNFCMPQWNMWLGLGAFFPVIRDYDIPTASDDVRIEIKLGKVWSW
- a CDS encoding SDR family oxidoreductase; this translates as MGSQKIVLVTGANRGIGFEICRQLAGLGCTVLLGARDIEHGCTAARQLQSKKLDVHAVHVDMNDVTSFSRLHDWIATTHGQLDILVNNAGIANDWAYTAADVPVTLIQETFAVNFFNLIALTQQLLPLLRTAPAGRIVNQSSILASLTLHSTPDSGLENLKPLAYNASKTAVNAFTVHLAHALKDTAIKVNAAHPGDVITDLNPNGLISVVEGARTAVQLAMLPADGPTGGFFHLNDPLPW
- a CDS encoding response regulator translates to MKKPRLLLADDHRLVAEGLRGLLEPAYQLVGIVEDGRALLEAADRLVPDVVVADISMPLLNGIEAVRQLKKKNPELAVVFLTMHLDVAYAASAFEAGASGYVLKHSASSELLTAIDNALKGRTYITPMLAGELLNYQRNRPQGEQPDGLARLTARQREVLQLIAEGLSVKEAAAVLGISARTVEFHKYSMMESLGLKNSAELMRFAVEHAIK